One genomic window of Methanosalsum zhilinae DSM 4017 includes the following:
- a CDS encoding PAS domain S-box protein, translating into MQNNTGNGMELEILRRHIHAVVFRRQLQDPWRLSFIGSNIFTLTGYSQQDFLENRLSWRDIIFSRDLDRFESLVNDIAAGLDDEYELNYRILNSENDVVSVQENGKIIFCGSDCYVEGIILPGPKHEAENVYSFDFNGSGDVHYFLLSNLPGMAYMCLNDDNRTMKFVSDGCLELTGYRPEDLIGNRDFFFNYIIRPDWRNTLKAEWQKRIFEQSVFHFEYPIITAYGNEKWVWEQGRIVYSHDGEIIGIEGFISDITDNRIKRERLSKSEELFRGLFDTIPSGCAIYKVINDGSRGSDYIVTDFNHTALRLEGKGKEEVVGRSLYDLRPNIDQYGLIDVFQRVWITGEFAYYPARVYSDERFDNWYENYIFKIPTGEIVAIYNDVTDKVKSQQALRESQQRLSALFENAMDSIFLVNDSMQYVDVNPAACELTGYSKEELLKMFISDISHPQKHDIAKRMWKKFIEDGKMSGEYTIQRMDGQLVEVEFFAAANIIPGLHLSILRDITERKMTEKKLREKEDYNRSVVGAIPGMIIRSNSEGEYLDILKSSELKLPFKVEEMLGKKVTDVFPQDEGQRILMHIKMALGTMSLQVIEYPLQLADGKFWFEARIAPLNETEVIALILDITERKHLDEMKNKEILLKEVHHRVKNNLQLISSLLNLQSRNFDSHSVKNAFTDSQNRVRSMSLAHEKLYQSPDMSTIEMSDYIRSIAGYLYQIYNMAEHTEMIIETDTAYFSVDTAVPLGLILNELVTNSLKHAFPEEKKGSITIRFTCEDGYTLEVADDGIGIGDVSASESSSSLGLKIVYMLADQLNGTVEVDTSNGTSFTVSF; encoded by the coding sequence ATGCAGAACAATACTGGTAACGGTATGGAACTTGAAATCCTGAGAAGACATATCCATGCAGTTGTTTTCAGAAGACAGCTCCAGGATCCTTGGAGATTATCTTTTATTGGCTCAAATATTTTTACATTAACAGGCTACTCTCAGCAGGATTTTCTTGAAAATAGACTCAGCTGGAGGGATATTATATTTAGCAGAGATCTGGATCGCTTCGAATCTCTGGTCAATGATATAGCTGCCGGTTTGGATGATGAATATGAACTGAACTACAGGATACTGAATTCTGAGAATGATGTCGTTTCAGTTCAGGAAAATGGGAAAATCATATTTTGCGGATCGGATTGTTATGTTGAAGGGATAATTTTGCCTGGTCCCAAACATGAGGCAGAGAATGTATATTCTTTTGATTTTAATGGAAGTGGAGATGTACATTATTTTCTTCTTTCAAACTTGCCGGGAATGGCATATATGTGTTTGAACGACGATAACCGGACAATGAAATTTGTAAGTGATGGTTGCCTTGAACTTACAGGATACCGGCCAGAGGACCTGATCGGCAACCGGGACTTTTTTTTCAATTATATCATACGCCCGGACTGGCGAAATACTCTGAAGGCTGAATGGCAAAAAAGGATCTTTGAGCAGAGTGTATTTCATTTTGAGTATCCCATAATCACTGCATATGGAAATGAAAAGTGGGTATGGGAGCAGGGAAGGATTGTGTACTCCCACGATGGAGAGATTATTGGGATTGAAGGTTTTATCAGTGATATAACAGATAACAGAATTAAACGGGAACGACTTTCAAAAAGTGAGGAATTGTTCAGGGGTCTCTTTGATACAATACCCAGTGGCTGTGCAATATATAAGGTGATCAATGATGGGTCAAGGGGAAGTGACTATATTGTAACCGATTTTAACCATACTGCCCTGAGGCTTGAGGGCAAGGGGAAAGAAGAGGTTGTTGGCAGATCACTGTACGACCTCAGGCCAAATATTGACCAATATGGCCTGATTGATGTGTTTCAGAGAGTATGGATAACCGGTGAATTTGCCTATTATCCTGCCAGGGTCTATTCGGATGAAAGATTTGATAACTGGTATGAGAACTATATATTCAAAATTCCAACAGGGGAAATTGTGGCCATCTATAATGATGTTACTGACAAGGTGAAGTCCCAGCAAGCTCTTAGAGAAAGTCAGCAGCGATTGAGTGCCCTTTTTGAAAATGCCATGGATTCTATATTTCTTGTAAATGACAGCATGCAGTACGTTGATGTAAATCCTGCAGCCTGTGAACTGACCGGTTATAGTAAAGAAGAACTTCTGAAGATGTTCATCTCTGATATATCCCATCCTCAAAAGCACGATATTGCGAAAAGAATGTGGAAAAAGTTCATTGAAGATGGAAAAATGTCCGGTGAATATACTATACAGAGAATGGACGGACAGCTGGTAGAGGTTGAGTTCTTTGCAGCTGCAAATATTATTCCAGGTCTTCATCTATCCATACTTCGTGATATCACTGAACGCAAAATGACTGAAAAGAAACTGAGGGAAAAGGAGGACTATAACCGGTCAGTTGTGGGTGCGATCCCTGGAATGATCATAAGGTCTAACAGCGAGGGTGAATATCTTGATATCCTCAAGTCTTCTGAACTGAAACTCCCTTTTAAAGTAGAGGAGATGCTGGGTAAGAAAGTAACTGATGTTTTCCCGCAGGATGAAGGCCAGCGCATACTTATGCATATAAAGATGGCACTTGGAACCATGTCTCTTCAGGTAATTGAGTATCCCTTGCAGCTTGCAGATGGAAAATTCTGGTTCGAGGCCAGAATAGCTCCACTAAATGAAACAGAGGTTATTGCACTTATTCTGGATATAACGGAAAGAAAACACCTGGATGAAATGAAAAACAAGGAAATTCTTCTAAAAGAAGTGCATCACAGGGTTAAAAACAATCTTCAGCTCATTTCCAGCCTTCTCAATCTCCAGTCCAGGAATTTTGATTCACATTCTGTAAAAAATGCATTTACAGACAGTCAGAACAGGGTACGTTCAATGTCGCTTGCACATGAAAAACTGTACCAGTCCCCGGATATGTCAACAATCGAGATGTCTGACTATATCAGAAGTATTGCAGGATATCTGTATCAGATATACAATATGGCCGAGCATACAGAGATGATAATTGAGACTGATACTGCGTATTTCAGTGTGGACACTGCAGTACCCCTTGGTCTTATCTTAAATGAACTGGTTACAAATTCACTCAAACACGCATTCCCTGAAGAAAAGAAAGGCTCTATCACCATAAGATTTACCTGTGAAGATGGATACACACTGGAGGTAGCGGACGATGGAATAGGAATTGGTGATGTCTCTGCATCTGAATCGTCTTCTTCCCTTGGGCTGAAAATCGTATATATGCTGGCAGATCAGCTAAATGGCACAGTTGAGGTTGACACCAGCAATGGAACGAGTTTTACTGTTTCTTTTTAA
- a CDS encoding CDC48 family AAA ATPase, with amino-acid sequence MTETKEKKSIKLKVAEAAQKDVGKGIVRIDEKCRKELGLEVFDVIKITGERSTSAIVGRAYPADSRLEIIRMDGLIRTNAKTSIGKQVMLEKAEWEEAEHVTLAPVSKGIRIHAPPEALNSVFQHRTVSRGDFISTTTVRKPKDRFSTETMFEDLFQDMFGPSFGLGEIKLQVVSTTPGGIVKITENTQIELLPEATELAPEQTVPTVMYEDLGGIQHAISKVREIIELPLKHPELFDRLGIEPPKGVLLHGPPGTGKTMLAKAVANESDAYFIIVNGPEIMSKYYGESEQQIRNIFQEAEKNAPSIILIDEIDSIAPKRAEVTGEVERRVVAQLLSLMDGLKERENVIVIGATNRPEAVDMALRRPGRFDREIELRVPDREGRMEILQIHTRGMPLYDDVDIEELAEVTYGFVGADIAALAREAAMGALRRILPEINLEDQTIPKEILDKLVVTAGDFNNALREIKPSAMREIMIETPNVSWQDIGGMENVKELLKEAVEWPLKNPESFKRIGVEAPKGVLLYGPPGTGKTMLAKAIANESDANFISAKGSDLLSKWYGESEKRIDEVFSRAKQVAPSVIFLDELDALAPVRGTAAGEPHVTERIVNQLLSELDGLEELRGVVVIGATNRPDIIDPALLRPGRFDELIVVPVPDRVSRKRIFEVHTKKMSLAEDVDLNDLVTRTDRYTGADIAAVCKKAGRFALRENMQAEKVYQKHFLKAVEETQPSVTQDTMKYYETLKGELRSKKSKEIESDHVYV; translated from the coding sequence ATGACTGAAACAAAAGAAAAAAAGTCGATCAAATTGAAAGTTGCTGAAGCAGCTCAAAAAGATGTGGGCAAAGGAATAGTTAGAATTGATGAAAAATGCAGGAAAGAACTTGGACTTGAAGTATTTGACGTTATTAAGATCACCGGTGAGCGATCCACATCTGCTATTGTGGGACGAGCCTATCCCGCAGATTCCCGCCTTGAGATCATACGCATGGACGGACTTATTCGAACCAATGCAAAAACCAGTATTGGAAAGCAGGTAATGCTGGAAAAGGCAGAATGGGAAGAAGCAGAACATGTCACTCTTGCACCTGTCAGCAAGGGTATACGAATACATGCACCTCCAGAAGCTTTAAATTCAGTATTTCAACACCGGACCGTTTCCAGAGGAGATTTCATATCAACAACAACTGTAAGAAAACCAAAGGACAGATTCTCAACAGAAACAATGTTTGAAGATCTGTTCCAGGACATGTTTGGACCATCTTTTGGACTTGGTGAGATTAAATTGCAGGTTGTTTCAACCACACCTGGAGGAATTGTAAAGATCACCGAAAATACGCAGATAGAACTTCTACCTGAAGCTACAGAACTTGCCCCTGAACAGACAGTCCCGACTGTAATGTACGAGGATCTTGGAGGCATCCAGCATGCTATATCTAAGGTCAGGGAAATTATAGAACTCCCTCTAAAACATCCGGAACTCTTTGATCGTCTTGGAATTGAACCTCCAAAGGGTGTGCTTTTGCATGGCCCGCCTGGAACCGGCAAGACCATGCTTGCAAAGGCTGTTGCAAATGAATCTGATGCATATTTCATAATAGTCAATGGTCCGGAGATAATGTCAAAGTACTACGGAGAATCAGAACAGCAAATCCGGAATATATTTCAGGAAGCAGAAAAAAATGCACCATCCATTATTTTAATAGATGAGATCGATTCAATTGCTCCAAAAAGGGCTGAAGTTACAGGAGAAGTTGAAAGAAGGGTTGTTGCCCAGCTTCTTTCATTGATGGATGGCCTTAAAGAGCGGGAAAATGTGATTGTAATAGGAGCAACAAACAGGCCTGAGGCAGTGGATATGGCACTCAGGAGACCTGGGAGATTTGATCGTGAAATAGAACTGCGGGTTCCTGACAGAGAAGGAAGGATGGAGATTTTGCAGATACATACACGTGGCATGCCCCTCTATGATGATGTAGATATTGAAGAGCTGGCTGAGGTTACCTATGGGTTTGTTGGTGCAGATATTGCAGCTCTTGCCCGTGAAGCAGCAATGGGCGCTCTTCGAAGAATTCTTCCCGAAATCAATCTCGAAGACCAGACCATTCCAAAGGAGATACTGGACAAGCTGGTGGTCACTGCAGGGGATTTCAATAATGCTCTCAGGGAGATCAAACCATCGGCAATGAGGGAGATAATGATCGAAACACCGAATGTTAGCTGGCAAGATATCGGTGGGATGGAAAATGTAAAGGAACTTCTCAAGGAAGCAGTGGAATGGCCCCTTAAAAATCCGGAATCATTCAAACGTATTGGTGTTGAAGCTCCAAAGGGAGTGCTTCTCTATGGACCCCCTGGAACAGGGAAGACCATGCTTGCAAAGGCAATTGCAAATGAATCTGATGCCAACTTCATCTCAGCAAAGGGAAGCGATCTTCTGTCCAAATGGTATGGAGAATCAGAAAAACGTATTGATGAGGTATTCTCCCGGGCAAAGCAGGTAGCACCGTCTGTGATATTTCTGGATGAACTGGACGCTCTTGCACCTGTGAGAGGGACTGCAGCCGGAGAGCCACATGTAACAGAGAGAATCGTTAACCAGCTACTGTCAGAACTGGACGGACTTGAAGAATTAAGAGGTGTGGTTGTAATAGGAGCTACCAACAGACCTGACATAATTGATCCTGCACTTCTTAGACCTGGCAGGTTTGATGAACTTATAGTAGTACCCGTTCCTGACAGAGTATCCAGAAAAAGGATATTTGAAGTACATACAAAGAAAATGTCACTTGCTGAAGATGTTGATCTGAATGATCTGGTAACCCGAACTGATAGATACACAGGGGCAGATATTGCTGCAGTATGCAAGAAGGCAGGAAGGTTTGCCCTGCGTGAGAATATGCAGGCAGAGAAAGTATACCAGAAACATTTCTTAAAGGCGGTTGAAGAGACACAGCCCTCGGTGACACAGGATACCATGAAATACTACGAAACACTAAAAGGAGAACTTAGATCAAAGAAATCAAAGGAAATAGAATCTGATCATGTTTACGTCTAA
- a CDS encoding mechanosensitive ion channel domain-containing protein — MKFTTILSRKHSRTALTRMKTHVLTRILNRMILLFILIGLPLLLLMIAHRQEIIVVPEIILVFLEAIVIILVSFAIGTIFIRLTLNTIQGHFDSLGEPEEKILLSKVYIGLIYSLALVIIFWQLGIDPRNIAIFLGLITTGFAFAIRDIILSYFIWFILLTKKPFKIGDYIKVGDNEGLVKHIGLFYVVVDPTPSNYEDYYKIPNKTFLENPIRNYGCNKIPKTFDFYLKEIPSDLEERIENIRKKAMEINYTDTKFYIYSDKDGVRLSAFYKSRFENINHSNHQLLGLILEEFGVLQNNGE, encoded by the coding sequence ATGAAATTTACCACTATTTTATCCAGAAAGCATTCCAGAACTGCCCTTACCAGAATGAAGACACATGTACTTACCAGGATACTTAACCGTATGATACTGTTATTTATCCTCATTGGCCTGCCTTTGCTATTGCTGATGATCGCACACCGTCAGGAAATTATAGTGGTCCCTGAAATCATACTTGTATTTCTGGAAGCTATTGTGATTATTCTGGTCTCATTTGCAATAGGAACGATATTTATAAGGCTCACTCTGAACACTATCCAGGGCCATTTTGATAGTCTAGGAGAACCTGAGGAGAAAATACTGCTCAGTAAGGTCTATATAGGCCTGATATACTCGCTGGCCCTGGTAATAATCTTCTGGCAGCTTGGAATCGATCCCAGAAACATTGCCATATTCCTAGGATTGATCACGACAGGCTTTGCCTTTGCTATAAGGGATATCATTCTTTCCTATTTTATCTGGTTTATCCTGCTTACAAAAAAGCCATTCAAGATAGGGGACTATATAAAGGTTGGAGATAATGAAGGGCTGGTCAAACATATTGGTCTTTTCTATGTGGTTGTAGACCCCACTCCCTCTAACTATGAGGATTACTACAAAATCCCAAACAAAACCTTTCTCGAAAATCCTATACGCAATTATGGATGTAACAAAATCCCTAAAACTTTTGATTTCTATCTCAAGGAAATACCATCTGATCTCGAGGAAAGGATTGAGAACATCAGGAAGAAGGCCATGGAGATCAATTACACAGATACAAAGTTCTATATTTACTCAGATAAGGATGGAGTAAGATTATCAGCCTTCTACAAATCCAGATTTGAAAACATAAATCATTCAAATCATCAGTTGCTGGGACTGATCCTTGAAGAATTCGGAGTACTCCAAAATAATGGTGAGTGA
- a CDS encoding GerW family sporulation protein, giving the protein MNIEELMKTVSGDLEKLITTRTVVGEPILAGSKTIIPITKVSFGFGSGGGEGKSNKDESGTGGGGAAGAKLEPVAFLVVSEEEVRLLRVSEKTDFGKLLENAPEILEKVRSSRGRKKSETEKQTENTESENISAESTAESGKEN; this is encoded by the coding sequence ATGAATATAGAAGAGTTGATGAAGACAGTTTCCGGTGATCTTGAGAAACTGATTACTACCAGAACAGTTGTCGGAGAACCCATTTTAGCAGGCAGCAAAACTATAATTCCCATCACAAAGGTATCTTTTGGATTTGGAAGCGGTGGTGGAGAAGGTAAGAGTAATAAGGATGAATCCGGAACCGGTGGTGGAGGCGCTGCCGGGGCCAAACTTGAACCTGTTGCATTTCTTGTTGTAAGTGAAGAAGAGGTCAGATTACTGCGAGTTTCTGAAAAAACCGATTTTGGAAAACTTCTGGAAAATGCACCGGAGATCCTTGAAAAGGTAAGATCTTCAAGGGGCAGGAAAAAATCTGAAACTGAAAAACAGACTGAAAATACTGAGTCGGAGAACATCTCTGCAGAGAGCACAGCAGAGTCCGGAAAGGAGAACTGA
- a CDS encoding DUF2953 domain-containing protein — MELFIQILFFLLLLLIGLFLFVPFEMNLDSVKDGTRIQNHISIKWFLFSYTLNRENTSLKGQKKVSSSESEEQAVSESSHGIKDIEFIFGLIRQLFRPSMRMMVDIFKKITVKTGYFSIRFGFDDPADTGMMCGLMYSAAGIARQISDRCRIKIDPVFDHEVFNYNALFNFQVRIYSIIPAFLRFMFNRDVMSAFWKVLRRQIL; from the coding sequence ATGGAGCTCTTCATTCAGATATTATTTTTTCTTTTATTATTACTGATAGGGCTCTTCCTTTTTGTTCCCTTTGAAATGAACCTCGATTCCGTAAAAGACGGAACCAGAATCCAGAACCACATCTCTATAAAATGGTTTCTGTTTTCCTATACTCTAAATAGAGAGAACACATCTTTAAAGGGTCAAAAAAAAGTCAGTTCCAGCGAATCTGAAGAGCAGGCAGTATCTGAAAGCAGTCACGGTATAAAGGACATTGAGTTTATTTTCGGATTGATCAGACAGCTGTTTAGACCATCCATGAGAATGATGGTCGATATTTTTAAGAAAATTACTGTAAAAACCGGATATTTCAGTATCAGATTCGGATTCGATGATCCTGCGGATACCGGTATGATGTGTGGATTGATGTATTCTGCTGCAGGGATTGCAAGGCAGATATCTGATAGATGCAGGATCAAGATTGATCCTGTATTTGACCATGAAGTCTTCAATTATAATGCACTTTTCAATTTTCAGGTGAGAATATATTCAATAATTCCTGCTTTTCTCAGGTTCATGTTCAACAGAGATGTGATGAGTGCTTTCTGGAAGGTCTTACGCAGACAGATTCTCTGA
- a CDS encoding TspO/MBR family protein: MAIEKIHWPKLLGSVAVCQLAGILGAIFTADAIPEWYDTLAKPSFVPPDWTFSVVWPILYLLMGISLYIILEKGWELRKVRISTGVFGIQLFLNFMWSVLFFGLRSPLMGLIEIIILWIFIVINIWLFYRISKTAGLLLIPYLLWVSFAAVLNYSIVVLNM, translated from the coding sequence ATGGCAATTGAAAAAATACACTGGCCAAAGCTGTTAGGATCGGTTGCAGTCTGTCAGCTTGCAGGCATTCTGGGAGCAATATTCACAGCTGATGCTATTCCGGAGTGGTATGATACACTTGCAAAACCTTCTTTTGTTCCTCCTGACTGGACATTTTCTGTAGTATGGCCAATCCTTTACCTGCTTATGGGAATCTCTCTTTATATTATACTGGAAAAAGGATGGGAATTAAGGAAAGTTAGAATCAGTACCGGCGTTTTTGGAATACAACTGTTCCTGAACTTTATGTGGTCAGTACTTTTCTTTGGACTCCGATCTCCTTTGATGGGACTTATTGAAATCATAATTCTGTGGATATTCATAGTAATAAATATCTGGCTGTTTTACAGAATTTCAAAGACAGCAGGATTGCTACTCATACCCTATTTACTGTGGGTATCCTTTGCAGCAGTTCTCAACTATTCAATTGTTGTATTGAATATGTGA
- a CDS encoding flavodoxin family protein, producing MKVVAFNSSPRKDGNTSILIKHVLKELERDGIKTEIVHIGGHKLSGCTACMECFRLRNKHCVIDDDIVNECIDKMLDSDGMILASPTYFADLTPQLKALIDRAGFVAKANGEMFKRKVGAGVVAVRRAGAVHVFDSINHFFTISQMIIPGSSYWNIGQGLHPGDAEEDSEGIETMHVLGQNMAWLIKKIS from the coding sequence ATGAAGGTGGTAGCATTCAATTCAAGTCCAAGAAAGGATGGAAATACTTCAATTCTGATAAAACATGTTCTCAAAGAACTTGAAAGAGACGGCATCAAAACTGAAATAGTGCATATTGGCGGACATAAACTGAGTGGATGCACAGCATGTATGGAATGTTTCAGACTCAGGAATAAACACTGTGTGATAGATGATGATATTGTCAATGAATGTATAGATAAGATGCTCGATTCAGATGGTATGATCCTTGCCAGTCCTACATATTTTGCAGACCTGACACCACAGCTCAAAGCTCTGATTGACAGGGCGGGATTTGTTGCAAAGGCAAATGGTGAAATGTTCAAAAGAAAGGTAGGTGCCGGTGTTGTTGCTGTCAGACGGGCAGGTGCAGTTCATGTCTTTGATTCCATAAACCACTTTTTTACCATATCACAGATGATCATCCCTGGTTCCAGTTACTGGAATATAGGACAGGGCCTGCATCCGGGTGATGCAGAAGAGGATAGTGAAGGTATTGAAACAATGCATGTACTGGGCCAGAATATGGCATGGCTGATAAAAAAGATCAGCTAA
- a CDS encoding PD-(D/E)XK nuclease family protein: protein MPVYLKRALTIDEIFERVRLYDLVLTVDAPLADALNARIESPLLGVFATTPRRLAYRILDEAEDASGDQRELFLDIITKTGTGWKSAIYFLENTISCWQETGDRQNILKYPAFDRGEVQDIVSILGRGINPFNSVEKYNIDSGLKVAVVALHQFTGLDRRILPPKYDEIPVFHNEDTELENMCLFSSATAIIQTVMDNLSHLNPLDVAVVVKPEGNYQHLLKSSLKSARIPYMVSPDIMEDEDVRTFFLCIRTALSRANLRLRDVWPIMAHLGIDDIEKNGNQLLDTADNGQVDHIRRLLDRIPGSDFRKVLKEYESFTGNRMSELEKILGELEILDTPVDIGSVNAVEYYLGSFNITTGSSGSGVLIASPDTTTYIDRPVIFYIGMDAAWTHVIPDRPWISRHTFNDVKLNNFQLLLQNGQKRYYLVQDRIMGRNVTPCYYFNELADQPVESFTDLEYEMYTGIHEHSIKNPFSCSRSECMTEHEDMISQSELNLLAYCPKDLFFSRLLDDEDNRYFLRGRLLHEFAEFYVDHADFIRSRDLQELIDLMTERMHFYLDEKDMEIERTRFLIGISNIREFLDPLLEHLRSFEIHGYEKRYSPNLFVSHYNRPLRSSVTEMYFSNPDSGTKGKIDLILDKETLLDYKTGKKRSITELIRKSDTVDIAPRPDFQAKMYLSHHRRIYPDIDLKFRYFHILDNLEDVISSGNTSSRPNIKDLFQEIIYHSCSFDDLVVTREMYDDLTDGVADSNPVVKVLKKIGYENYRNFFALNPVPFVDEQDPDYTEEFISYVKGIIGDYKYVTRGCERILGKMANLRRSSYFPEDLDEFDAFLHDQIRKLNQYKEGRFPSGDAEMDNIRYRDLVILW from the coding sequence GTGCCGGTTTATCTGAAAAGGGCACTTACTATTGATGAAATATTTGAAAGGGTAAGATTATATGATCTGGTGCTCACAGTAGATGCACCACTGGCAGATGCCCTTAATGCAAGAATTGAATCTCCGTTACTTGGGGTCTTTGCCACCACACCACGTCGCCTGGCCTATCGTATACTTGACGAAGCAGAAGATGCTTCAGGAGATCAGAGAGAGCTGTTCCTGGATATTATCACAAAAACAGGTACTGGATGGAAGAGTGCAATATATTTCCTTGAGAATACTATCAGCTGCTGGCAGGAAACCGGAGATCGACAAAATATTCTCAAATATCCGGCATTTGACAGAGGTGAAGTACAGGATATTGTATCTATACTGGGTCGTGGTATCAATCCCTTCAATTCAGTTGAAAAGTACAATATAGATTCAGGATTGAAGGTGGCTGTTGTTGCCCTTCATCAGTTCACAGGTCTGGACCGCAGGATACTTCCGCCAAAATATGATGAAATACCGGTTTTTCATAATGAGGATACAGAACTTGAAAATATGTGTCTGTTTTCCTCGGCCACGGCGATCATCCAGACAGTAATGGATAATCTCAGTCATCTCAATCCACTGGATGTAGCGGTCGTTGTGAAACCTGAGGGAAATTACCAGCATCTTCTTAAATCATCCTTAAAATCCGCCAGGATCCCGTATATGGTATCTCCAGATATAATGGAAGATGAGGACGTAAGGACATTTTTTTTATGTATAAGGACTGCTCTTTCCAGAGCAAATCTCAGATTAAGAGATGTATGGCCTATTATGGCACACCTTGGAATAGATGACATAGAAAAAAACGGTAATCAACTTCTTGATACTGCAGATAACGGACAGGTGGATCATATACGCAGGCTGCTTGATAGGATACCCGGGTCAGATTTTAGAAAAGTTCTGAAAGAGTATGAAAGTTTTACGGGAAACAGAATGTCAGAGCTTGAAAAAATTCTGGGTGAACTTGAGATCCTGGACACACCTGTTGATATAGGTTCTGTAAATGCAGTTGAATATTATCTTGGATCATTTAATATCACTACCGGAAGCAGTGGGTCTGGAGTACTGATCGCATCACCCGATACCACCACGTATATAGACAGGCCGGTGATATTCTATATCGGGATGGATGCAGCCTGGACCCATGTGATTCCAGATAGACCATGGATCTCTCGTCATACATTCAATGACGTTAAACTGAATAATTTTCAGCTACTTCTGCAGAACGGACAGAAAAGGTATTATCTGGTCCAGGACAGAATAATGGGACGCAATGTTACTCCCTGTTATTATTTCAATGAACTTGCGGATCAGCCAGTGGAATCATTTACTGACCTTGAATATGAAATGTATACAGGCATCCATGAACACAGTATAAAAAATCCTTTCAGTTGTAGTAGATCAGAATGTATGACTGAACATGAAGATATGATAAGTCAGTCTGAGCTGAATCTGCTTGCATACTGTCCAAAAGATCTCTTCTTTTCAAGGCTGCTGGATGATGAGGATAACCGGTATTTTTTGAGGGGAAGGTTGCTTCATGAATTTGCAGAATTTTATGTGGATCATGCTGATTTTATACGATCCAGAGACTTGCAGGAACTTATAGACCTGATGACTGAAAGAATGCATTTTTATCTGGATGAAAAGGATATGGAAATTGAAAGAACCAGATTTTTGATTGGTATATCAAATATCCGTGAATTTCTTGATCCATTGCTTGAACATCTAAGGTCTTTTGAGATCCATGGATATGAGAAACGCTATTCTCCAAATCTTTTTGTATCGCATTATAACAGACCCCTCAGGTCATCTGTAACTGAAATGTATTTCAGCAATCCTGATTCTGGTACAAAGGGTAAGATTGACCTGATATTGGACAAGGAAACTTTACTGGATTATAAAACAGGAAAGAAAAGATCGATAACCGAACTGATACGAAAATCAGATACTGTAGATATTGCGCCACGGCCAGATTTCCAGGCAAAGATGTATCTTTCCCATCATCGCAGGATCTATCCGGATATTGATCTAAAATTCAGGTACTTCCATATTCTGGATAACCTGGAAGATGTCATAAGTTCCGGGAATACATCATCTAGACCCAATATCAAGGATCTGTTCCAGGAGATCATTTACCATTCCTGCAGTTTCGATGATCTTGTTGTTACCAGAGAGATGTATGATGATCTGACAGATGGTGTTGCCGACTCCAATCCTGTTGTAAAGGTACTGAAAAAAATTGGATATGAAAATTACAGAAACTTCTTTGCACTGAATCCAGTACCTTTTGTAGATGAACAGGATCCTGATTATACTGAAGAATTCATATCCTATGTAAAGGGTATAATAGGCGATTACAAATATGTTACCAGAGGGTGTGAACGAATTCTTGGTAAAATGGCTAATTTGAGAAGATCCAGTTATTTTCCAGAAGACCTGGATGAGTTTGATGCCTTTTTGCATGACCAGATCCGCAAACTCAATCAGTATAAAGAAGGCCGGTTTCCATCCGGTGATGCTGAAATGGACAATATAAGGTACAGGGATCTGGTGATATTGTGGTAA